The Acinetobacter sp. GSS19 genome includes a region encoding these proteins:
- a CDS encoding DUF4236 domain-containing protein: protein MGFRFRKSIKILPGLKINLTHKGISSASIGKAGASLNIGKKGTRTSIGIPGTGLSYSKHHPYTNKPNTLQNSSQQPSPLNSRSMETSKSNVWLWIIFGLFCFIVGAIIF from the coding sequence ATGGGCTTCAGATTTCGCAAGAGCATTAAAATCTTACCAGGCTTAAAAATTAATCTAACCCATAAAGGCATAAGTAGTGCCAGTATTGGCAAAGCTGGTGCTTCTTTGAATATTGGCAAAAAGGGAACTCGAACGAGTATTGGTATCCCAGGAACAGGACTTTCTTATTCCAAGCATCATCCCTATACAAATAAGCCAAATACCTTACAGAACTCTTCTCAGCAACCATCACCATTGAATAGCCGAAGTATGGAAACATCTAAATCAAATGTCTGGCTATGGATAATTTTTGGATTATTTTGTTTTATTGTAGGGGCTATTATTTTTTAG